Genomic window (Vampirovibrionales bacterium):
AACTGTATGGCATGGTGGGTCTTCCCGATGAAACCGATGACGATATCGAAGACACCATCCGCCTGATTCGTCAGTTGCGTCGCGACAATCCCCGGCTCGATCTGGTCTTCGGGTGCAGCTCTTTCGTCCCCAAGGGCGCAACGCCGTTTCAGTGGGCTCCGCGACTCGATACGCCGCAGGTCGAGAAGCGCTTTGAACGCTTGCGTCGAGGGCTGGTGGGCTCCGCCGCTTTTCGTCCCAGCAGCGCCCGCTGGGACGCCGCCCAAGCCTTACTGTCGCGGGGCGACAGGCGACTTTCCGGCTTCTTATTGCGTTATGCCGCCTACGGTGGATCGCTGGGGCATATTCGCCGCGCGATGAAAGACGGCGCGCCGGGCGAAACCCCGTCGATCGATTGGTACGCGCTGCGCCAGCGCCCGCCAGAAGAAACGCTGCCGTGGCAGGTCGTGTCGTTAGGCGTGCCAAACGACATCCTGTATCGCGAAGGTCAGTCAAACGCCTAGTTGTGGCTGTTAGACGCGCCCCTGAGCGTTCTCATCCTCTTCTTCTCGTGAAAACCATCGCCAGCCGAGAATTCCGAACAAACCTTTGAAATCTTCCTCGGTCAGGTCATGGTCTTTTTCATGCTCGGGTTTGACGTATTTCTTGAAGTACTCGTACAAAGCCCCCATCTCGGCAATTTTTTCGCTCGGCGCTGTGGCCTCGCCCTTGAGAATGCGCCGAACCAGGTCAAAAGCAATTGCCGCGCGCGCATGCTCGGTGGGTTGTCCGGCATTGGTTTGCGCCGGATGCGCCGTGTTATAAAAAGACGCGACTTGCCCCAATCGCTGCGTTTGTACCGGCGCCTGGGTTTGCGGCGTGCCCGCATGCAGCTGTGCCTGCGAAGTCAGTTGCGTCTGCGTTTGCTGCTGCGATTGCGTCGCCTGGTGCTGCTGCGCGTGTTGATGCGAGACCGTCGCCGGGGGCGGCATCGAGAAAATAGGTTTATGAATGCCGGGAGTGTCCATGGGGCGTCTTCTCGTTAAAAGAGATTAAAAAATGGGAAAGGACAGGCTCTCCAAATGCCATAAAGGACCAGGACCATGGGGTATAATTTCTATATAAATAAAAACTAAATTATGTAAAAAATTGCCCCCAAAACATCTGAGAATGGGCATTGTAGGCGCTCTGAAAGGCGCTTGGCCTCTCACTTCCGGCGAAAGGCCTGAAATTGCGCGGGAATTCGTCGATTGGTGTAAAATTTTGTTAATTGATGCTCGTCCCGCCTCAGGTCGCGCGGGCGTGGGTCATTGTGTGGGATGCGCGCCCAGATGTCTTCTCGTTCTGCTTCTTCTTCTGCTTCCAGTGCGTCAACGCTGACGCCGCGCGCGCGGCGCTGGTGGACGCCTTATGCGTTTCTGGCGGCGCCGCTGGCCTTGATGGCCCTGTTTTTCGGCTGGCCCTTGCTGGAGACGATTCGCATCAGTCTGCTCGACTATGGCGGCGATCTGCAGCGTCCGGCCTTTGCTGGATTGGCGAATTATCAGGCCTTGGCGCGATCGGGGGCTTTCTGGCAATCGGCGTGGGTGACGCTTGTCTTTACGCTGGGCGTTGTGCCCGCCATGGCGACGCTGCCCATTGCTCTGGCCGTGCTGGCGCATCATCCGCCGCGCGGGATGAGCTGGATTCGCGCCGCGTTATATATTCCGGTAATTTTGTCCATGGTGGTCGTGGGGCTCGCCTGGAAGCGGCTGTATGTCAGCGATGGGCTGATAAATCAAGGACTGCGCGCGTTGGGCTTGCCTGCGGTGGATTGGCTGTCGAATCCCGACGTGGCCCTGTTGGCCGTCATGATGGTCGTGGTGTGGAAAGGGCTGGGATACTACATGATGATGTATCTCGCCCAATTGCAGAGCGCGCCGCAAGAGCTGTACGATGCGGCGGCGATTGATGGGGCAGGACCCTTGCGACGCCACTGGGCGGTGACGTTGCCGCACTTGCGCCCGACGGTCGCGCTGGTGGTGATTGTCAGCGCCATCGGCAGCCTGAAGGCCTTCACCGAGATGTATGTCATGACCCGTGGCGGGCCGCTCGGCGCCACGCGGACGCTGGCCTATTATATTTACGAACGGGCGTTTGAGAATCTGGATCTGGGCGTGGCTGCGGCGGCGGGCTTGGCGCTAATGGCCGCCCTCACGCTGCTGACGCTGGCGCAACTCGCATGGGAAGACCGCTCATGACGGCCAAACGGGTCCGTGGCAAAAAAGCGCTGCTGACGGCGCTCCATACCGTAATCCTGCTGATACTGGCGGCCTTGGCGATAGGGCCGTTTTTATGGCTGCTGAGTACGGCGCTGCGCTCCGGCGATGAAACTATCTTTGGCGCCGTAAGCCTGTTGCCGAAGCGTCCCACGCTGGAGAATTTTGCAGAAGTGTGGCGCCGGGCGGATATGGGCGCGTTTTTAATCAACAGCCTTGTCATCTCCGCGCTGACAGTGGTGATGAATTTGACCCTGAGCGTCTTGTGCGCCTATCCACTGGCGCGCATGCGCTTTGCGGGCCGCTCAATGGTCTTTGCCGCCGTGCTGGCGACGATGATGATCCCGTTTCAAGTGATGATGATCCCGTTGTATCTGCTCACCCTGAAACTGGGCTTGAGCGACAGCGCCCCCTTATGGCCAGGCTTGTCTGATCACCGGCTGCAAACGTGGCTGGGGCTCAGCGCGCCGTTTGCCATCAGCGGCTTTGGCATCTTTTTCGTGCGTCAGGCGCTGGCCAGTCTGCCGCGCGATCTTGAGGAATCCGCCGCTCTCGATGGCTGCAACAGTTGGCAGACGCTGCGCCTGGTGCTGCTGCCCATGATTCGCCCGGCGCTGGCCACTCTGGCCGTGTTCTGTTTCATGGCGAGTTGGGGTGAGTTTCTGTGGCCCAGTATTTTAGTGTCCAAACAGGCGTCGTTTACCCTGCCGGTTGGGCTGGCGTATCTGCAAGGGGCCTTTAGCGCTAACTGGCGTCTGATCGCCGCTGGCGCCGTCCTGTCGATGCTGCCGGTGCTGGGACTTTTCGCGTTGACTCAGCGGGCTTTCGTCTCAGGCGCCAATGCCGGGGCCGTCAAGGGATAAAGAATCATGGCACGGCATCGGAGAAGGCCGTTTCTGAACGCCTCAGGACGCTTGAGATATCGCATCGCCCATCGACAGCGTGATCTGGCGCCGCAAATGATGCGCGCGCTGCCGGTTGGGAAAGCTTTGCAGGCGTAACAGCGCCAGATCGATCAGCTCGACGGCGCGCAGAGCGTCGCCCTGTTCGCCATAGATACTGGCAATCTCCACCAGCGTGTTGGCCCGATCGTCCTCGTCCTGAAACAGCGCCATCGACGACTGAAAATGCCGAATCGCCTGAGACAGGCTGTCTTCGTCGCTCAGCGCGGACTCTTCCTCGCGTGGCGGGTCGCCCATGCGGCTCTGGAGCGCCTTGTTCTTCAGACAATTCGCCAGGCTGTACAGCAGGGCTGCTTTAATGGCATCGTCTGGGTCCAGCGACAGGGCTTTTTCAAAGTCGACAATCGCCTCTTCGTACTGGCCTAGTCGGGCGTAAGC
Coding sequences:
- a CDS encoding sugar ABC transporter permease, which encodes MSSRSASSSASSASTLTPRARRWWTPYAFLAAPLALMALFFGWPLLETIRISLLDYGGDLQRPAFAGLANYQALARSGAFWQSAWVTLVFTLGVVPAMATLPIALAVLAHHPPRGMSWIRAALYIPVILSMVVVGLAWKRLYVSDGLINQGLRALGLPAVDWLSNPDVALLAVMMVVVWKGLGYYMMMYLAQLQSAPQELYDAAAIDGAGPLRRHWAVTLPHLRPTVALVVIVSAIGSLKAFTEMYVMTRGGPLGATRTLAYYIYERAFENLDLGVAAAAGLALMAALTLLTLAQLAWEDRS
- a CDS encoding carbohydrate ABC transporter permease; protein product: MTAKRVRGKKALLTALHTVILLILAALAIGPFLWLLSTALRSGDETIFGAVSLLPKRPTLENFAEVWRRADMGAFLINSLVISALTVVMNLTLSVLCAYPLARMRFAGRSMVFAAVLATMMIPFQVMMIPLYLLTLKLGLSDSAPLWPGLSDHRLQTWLGLSAPFAISGFGIFFVRQALASLPRDLEESAALDGCNSWQTLRLVLLPMIRPALATLAVFCFMASWGEFLWPSILVSKQASFTLPVGLAYLQGAFSANWRLIAAGAVLSMLPVLGLFALTQRAFVSGANAGAVKG